The genomic segment GACTGGACTTGTGGCTCatgtacataaagattaaagtcccatagaacactaccaccagtgtcaggtgggatccacaggtggagaaggctttgttCTTGCCCTCAGCTGAGTTCATCCTGAAAATGGCTACAAAAACGAGCAGGTAAGAAACAAGAACTATTAGAAGGGATGAAATCAAATCAAAAGCTGCTAAAATGAAAATGATCAATTCAATTTCACGTGTGTCTGAGCAGAGCAAAGATAACAAGGGGAGATAGTCACagtagaaatgcctgatgacattgtagccacagaaggataaattaaaaatctttatggtgATGAGAAGAGAAACAATCATGCTGTAGAGATAGGGGATTGCCACCAGCACCCTTTGTGACATGAtgactgtgtagagcagagggtgacagatggccacatagcgatcataaGACATTGCTGACAAAATGAAAAGTTCACTAATGATGAACATGAGAAGGAATGCTAGTTGTATAAcacaaaaataataggagatTGTATTTTCACCTACAACAAAATTCTCTAACATTTTCAGTCCCACGGTTGTTGATTAACcaagatcagtgatagccaggtgtctgagaaaaaagtacatgggagttTGTAGCTTGGAGTCCGtcttggtgaggatgatgatgcccaAGTTGCCCACCACTGAGATCATGTAGATGATGAGGAACAGCCCAAACAATGGAGCCTGCAGCTCAGAGTGGTCTGTGATTCCCGTCAGAATGAATTCATTCAGCACTGTTAGATTGTGTTTGTCCATCTTATTCTATCAGGAAACCTGTTCTCGATAGAGACGTCCACATAGTCAATGACTTTCATGTAGTATCATCTGGTAGATTTTTAGTGTACAAAGGCAATATGCTAAATGAATAAGATAAGTCCAAACTTTCCAATATAGATATTTGAAAGTAAACCCACCTCCCACAAATAAAGCATAGGtccataaagagagagagagagaaaggaagaaatagggagagaaagagagaactaACTTGTTATCAACTGAGGAAGATTTGCTTCCCAAAGAACATTTCTTAATGCCTGGGATATTTTGGATGTCACAACTAGGGGAAGGGCACTACTGGTATCTAATGGAAGCCAGGGATGTTACTAAACCTCCTATTATATACAGGGTAACTCCTCACAATGACAAAATTTCCAGCACAAAATGTCACTAGGGCAAAAGATGAGAACCCCTGATATAGATATACACATAGATAAAGACGTAAATATAGATATAAGATGCAGGTAAAGATGTAGCTGGAGAAGTAAGTGTATgtgggtgggggcgggggtggttGGTATTGCAGACCGCCCTTGGGAATCCGGTGTTGTTGGCTGGAGGGATTAGGAGGCACCACTTAATTTCAGGTGCCTGTCCTGGgcggtagaaaccctggtggcatagtggttaagtgcttcagctgctaacccaaaggctggcagttcaaatccaccaggtgctccttggaaactctgtggggcaggtataccctgtcctatagggtcactctgagtcggaatccactcgataacaatgggttttggtttggtttttttttggtcctgGGTGCCTAGACGGAGTGGATGATGCTGCCAGCCCTCAGGCACCTGGTGTGGTTGGGTGAGGGCCCTGCTTAAGAGGcacagtggtgtcaaatatcacagATCTGCAGCTCCCCtttggctgctgcagttgaaaatgggcttcaggtataTGCCCTGCTTTTTTATGCTAATAAGGGCATGCAGTGTTGAATTGGCCCCCACAGGCCTCGGCAGGATGAAGGGCACTGCAAATcagtggaccccttatgccagtggctgGACAAAGGGACAGGTCCACAGGGTTTGCAGATTCCTGCCTTGAGAAGTTCAGccacctttttaaaaataaagataggATTGATATTGCTTCCTTAGAAAGGGAGGGATGTGAGGGGAAAATTTATTCCCCATTATCCTTTGCTCCTGGACTTTGTTGCTGTGGGAACTTCAACTTTGGGGAATTTAGTTTCAGGACAAGGGATTGGCAAATATATTAACTATGATTTTGCTGAGTTTCTGAATCAATGAGAGATGCTGGGCCTCACtactagacatttttttttttttaataaattaaaacatCTTTTTTAAGCTAATGTTTGAGTGatccatttatttattgagtgtttcaTTACATGCCTGGGAAAAACATTCCTAGAGGATACAATGGGAAGAGGCAGAAGTACCACATGCAATCGTGAAGTTTGGACACCATGGAATTGTAGGTTGTGCCATTCATATACACTAAGACttgaagtgcggccagaatgcaccttagaggcaatgatggcgagactgtgtcttacatactttggacatgttttcaggagggatcagtccctgaagaagggcatcatgcttggcagagtacagggtcagtggaaaagaggaaaaccttcaacaaggtggattgacacagtggctgcaacaataagctcaagtataacaacaattgtaaggaaggctcaggaccgagcagtgtttcgttctgttgtgcatagggtcactatgagtcgggaccaactcaACGCACCTAACAAGATGTGAAAGAACCAGTTGAAGATATGCAACATATTGCGTATGGCTATGATTAACATAAATATTGAAGAGCTTCCCACTAGAGTAATCATACAGATCAAACAGAAAAACACACAACTCAGTGATATCTATCTAtcccaaagaaaataaatttgtcaaaTCCACTTATATTGTTTTTCATTGAAGGGGCCCCTGAAAAtgagagagacaaagaaagagaaagagattgagagagagagagagtgataaTACTAATCGAGGAGGTTGATATCCAAGTTAAATATTATTACAGTTATAACAAGAAATAATCTGTGATTCATTAAAGTACTTAATGGTCCCCAGTAATCTTaatagttgttgttgtgaggtgccatggAGTTAGTACTGATCACAgaaaccccatgaacaacagaacaaaacagagtCCATGCAAagacgccttggaagaaagaaacGTCTACTTCTGAgaggtcatagccattgaaagctctttggagcacagttctctaacacacatggagtgggtatgagtcagaactgcttccagcactgctggTTTTCTTGTTTGTTGTTTATTCTTATAATTATTTACATAAAGTAAAAATATTACTTAGCCATATCATGATAATGTTTCAAAGATGCTTATAACCACATAGCCTCTGAAACAAGTtgagaatatttgaaaaaaataatatgaagaagaagaggagagagagactgTAGTTTCAGGCACTATTGAAAAGTAGAATGCACACAGAACTGAATCAGGCATCCTAGTATTTTGCAAAGACTTGGCcattgaatggaaaccctggtggcttagtggttaaaagctatggctgttaatcagAAGAACAAcattttgaattcaccagctgctccttgcaaaccctatggggcagttctactctgtcctataaggtcgctatgaatcggaatcaactagatggcaatgggtttggttgccATTGAATAAAGATTAGACCTTGCAAATGTCACTGAAACATTCTGGATGTTGGTAAAATATCAAAACAGTCTTACCGTTTTACTTGTAATGAAGCCTCTGTCTTGACTCCCCCATTGTTGCTTAACGTGGCATAATGAGACacatttgtagatttttttttcacccttGGAGTTACTCCCTGAGGAGATGCCAAGCAATTTGTTGATTGTCCCTGAAGCATTTGAAAACTTAACAAAATGCCTGGGGGTTGTCAGTTAAATGTCCAGGACAATTTGTATTCACCAGTGGGCAAGTTTTTCTTCGTATAGTGTTTGTGCATGTCTGTATTTATCTATTTCATACATTAttacattttactttttgttaacatgtgatttttttgtttgattaTATGTCATATATAatggtatgtatatatacatatattttcattcACTTGTCTTTTCTTTAATGGGAGGCATTCTTTCAGTGCAATGTAGAAACAcccactgttaactgaaaggttggcagtgtgaaccaTCAAGCCATTACgagcagaaaagacctggctatctgcacccataaagattacagactaggcaaccctacagggcagttcttttctgtcctataggttgcaaTGTGTTGCAATCGagttgaaggcacctaacaaaataaaaatccctTAATGGTAGATATTTTCTTGTctccaacagaacattgtcctacTTTCTTGCTTTGAACATGAACATGTTATCCAGAAAGATCAGTcgctggaggagaacatcatatTTGTTGACGTAAACGgccagcgaaaatgagggaagtCCTCCATGAGATGGGTTGACGTAGTAGCCAcagaaatgggctcaaacataccaatgattgtgaggatagcatagggtcaggcaatgttttcttttgttttccatgaggtcgccatgtgttggagtcaactcagtggcaactaacaacaaccttttATGATGGACTTTTTTCACCTCAGGGCATTCTACCAAGGCCCATTCGTGCTTTTGTGTGAACCAATAatgtgttcctttttattgctgatatTATTTCACGTACGGATTTTCCATAGTTTCATTAGAACTCTTACGTAAGGAAGGGCacataaacaattagaaaatgtCTTCAATACAAAAAGAATTATTGTTTTCTAGAGAGATAAGGATAACAATCTATGAGACAAAAATGTGAAATTAGGAGCCAGTATCAATGCGGTAGGGAAAAAAACGTAAAAACCTGGAAGCTTCTGTGGGTGACCTCAGTAAATTTATCTTAACTGGTATATACACTGATACAGACAAAAATGGCTGATTTGGACAAAACTGGATACAGAGCTGATCATGTTGAATAAAATAAGTTTATTTTGTTACTGTTTCTATTCCTATTATaacataaaacaataacaaagtaAAACAGACTCTAAGGGCTCATATATGAAAgtaaaggcattgatgaaaaaagagagggatttcaatgttttgaaagTGAATATTTGAACAAATTCAGGTGACTGAGTACTTCAAATCATGCCACACGATGGAGCCTTCTTCCAATCAGAATTAGCCACCCCGGGGCAGAGAATGAGCTCAAAGCAGATGGTGCACTGACACATGCCCACGTGTACACacgtgcgcgcgcacacacacacacacacacactttctacaattttttttttttcctaccagacTGGGAAATCACCAGAGATTTGGAACTCTACCTGTATCTACTAGTTTCCCTATCCCACTCAGCATATTCACTtttcttctctcattttcttAAAACCTTTCACCCCCTGGAACATTCTAATATACCataaaatttcttaatttttatggTTATATGTAATCTCTCCTGCTCAagaaaggcaactttttttttttttttttttttactattttacatATTAATCTATTTACTGCTCTTAGTAAAGTGACTGGTAGAAGGAAGTATAGAAATACAGGTTGAACTTATTTGTGCTCTTGTGCTGGCTATGCCCTCTGGAAGCACCCAGAATAAAGTTTAAAGCCCATAATGTAATTTATATGAATGACATGGAGGCACACAGATAAGGTTTGAAATTAATGATGTAGTTTATAGGAACCATATGATATATGCAGCTGTAGAAAAGATAATGCCCTTATTTTTTTCATGTCTATATAGAACATGGTAGATTTTTTGGAGACAATAACAATCTATGAGAGAAAATCACACAATTAGGAAGCAATATCAATCTGGTAggggaaaaaatgtaaaaatcttgAAACTTCTATGGCTGGGGTCAATAAATTTATCTTAACTGGTATATCCACTGATACAGACAAAATGGGCTGATTTATATAAAACTAGATACTGAGCAGATCCTGTTGACTATAATAACTTTATTTTGTTACTGTTCTATTACTATTacaatataataataatactaacaaAGTAAACAGACTCTGAGAACTCAGATATGAAGAAAAGGCACTGATGATGAAAGCCAGGATTTCATGGCTTAGAAAGTGGACATTTGAGCAAATTCAGATGACTGAGTACTTCGAATCATCCTACAGAATTGAGCCTTCTTGCAATTAGAATTAGACACACGAGGGCAGAATATGACCACTAAAACAGAAGGTTTGCATGCTTTTGTGCAAGTGGGCCATgggcatgcacacatacacacacgcacagacacatACACTTTCTACAGTTTTTTTTCTACTTCATGAAGAAAATACCTGATACTTCAAACTCTTTCTGTATCTACTAGTCTTCCCCTATCCCAATCAGCTTATTCACTCTCcatcttttttaaaatctatcaCCTCCTACATGTTCTAATATACTACAAAATTTATTAATTGTTACATTTATAATGCATCACTCCTTCTCAAGAAAGGCAACACTTTGTACAGTTTCTTTTATTAATCTACTTACAGCTCTTAGTAGAGTGAGTGGTAGAAAGCAATACAGAAACATATGTTATTCTGTGCTTTTTGTGCTTGCTATCCCCTCCAGAAGCACACAGAACAAAGTTTAAAGCCGGTAATGTAATTTATATGAATGATATGGTATAGtgaactttgagaaaatatattGCATAATTGTCCCAAAGTCCTATGTAAGGCATATATTCACGTCATAATCCCTCAAACCATAAAacaagggattcaacatggggatgACCAGGGTGTAAAATACGGAAGCCAATTTATAAGTTGCAAAGGAATGACTGGACTTGGGCTGCACATAATTGAAAGttaaagtcccatagaacactaccACCACTGTCAGGTGGGATCCACAGGTGAAGAAAGTCTTGTGCCTGGCCTCAGATCTTTTCATCCTGAGAATGGCTACAAGAATAAGTAAGTAAGAAATAAGAACTATTAGGAGGGATAAAATCAAATCAAAAGATGTTAAGATGAGAACGATCAATTCAATTTCATGCATGTTTGAGCAGAGCAAAGTTAACAAGTAGAGACCATCACAGTAGAAACGCCTGATGACATTGCAGCCAcagaaggataaattaaaaaCCTTAATGGTGACTAGAAGAGAAACAAATGTGCTGTAGAGTTAGAGGATTTCCATCAGCACCCAGCATGTTCTTTGTGACATGATGGCTTGTAGAGCAGAGGgctacagatggccacatagcagtcATACGACATTGCAGACGGAATAAAAATTTAACCATTTATGAACAACATAAAGAAAGCTAGCTGTATAGCACAAAAAATAATAGGAGATTGTGTTTTCATCCACAACAAAATTTGCCAACGATTTTGGGTCCCACAGCTGTTGAATAACcaagatcagtgatagccaggtgtctgagaaaaaagtacatgggagtttgtagcttggagtccatcttggtgaggatgatgatgcccaAGTTGCCCACCACTGAGATCATGTAGATGATGAGGAACAGCCAGAAGAATGGGGTCTGCAGCTCAGGGTGGTCTGTGATTCCCGTCAGAATGAATTCATTTAGCACTGTTAGACTGTGTTTGTCCATCTTGGTCTATCAGGAAACCTAGTCTGGATAGAGACATCAGCGTTGTCAATAGCTTTTATGTTGTATCATCTAGTAAATTTTAAGTAATCAAAGCCAGTACGAATAATATGAATCCAAACTTTTCAATTATGATGACAGTATGTTACCTAAAAGAAGTTTCCTTTAagctggatcaataaacaaccttatgataaatgaagaaaagtctTCCTTGAGATCAACATATTCAtaagttttattttcattcagcTTGACAAGTGAAGTTATGAATCCTTCATTACACCATGTAGCTAGATGAGGGCAGAGAGATTAAAGCAATGCTCAGCAAACCACACATTCTAACCACACATTCCAAACAAAAATGTTCTCTTTCCTTGTATCATACAtttcctgaaaccagaagagtccattctgattcatagtgaccctataggacatagtagaactggcccatagagtttccaaggagcaggtggaggattcaaactgccaacctttttgttagcagtcctgctcttaactactgtgctatcAATTGTCCAGAAGAGTAACTAGAAAACATTTATTGTTCTAAAGATTTTATGAGATGGTAAGTCATCTGAGACGCAGGGAGGAGTCAGGGAGACCATGAAAAGTAACTAAGTTTATTATAGTAATAGTCCCCAGAGACAAATAGGCACAGCAAGCCTCGACTCAGACCACACATGGAATTTCACCTGGGGACGAGGTAGTAGCAAACTGGAATTGAAGGAGATGGCTTATGTATGGGAAGCAGAGTTGGGTTAACTAGGTTTCTCATCTTTCCTCGGTATTTGGCATTTAGAATAATTCTGTGGGCTCAGGGAGTATAGGGACTGTGCCTATTTATTGGGTACATGGTGCTGAGGCGATTAGGATGGGTACATAGTGCCTCAGAGGAGTGAGGACTTAATAAGGGGAGTGGACATAATCAGCTGCTCAAGAAGCAGAACACACTGACATTCAGCCAGGACTCAAAACTGTCAAcacagcatttttaaaaaatggtattgCAATTGACCTCTTGATATCTTGACATCAATTTTGAGCTCGATTATTTGGGTAGCCTGAATGGTTGAGAAGGCTTTCAGGGAATAGGGCATCAACTGCCCTAAACATTGTAGAAAATACTTATCATGAcaataaaaagtagaaaaataagtAGAATTGTAAAATGTTTTTGTCGACTCATCCCTAATTAATTTCCCCGTTTGTAAGGTATTAGCCAAGCAAACGAATCTGAAGTTTTTGGGATGTCTAGATGTGGGTTAACATTATCTTGGTGCAGTTAAAGAAtgagttatatttatttttttatgataatAACTTGGTGTATTTCTTGGGTCAAAATGCTTAGCAGTACTTGTTTGTAACCAATGGAAAGGGTAATTGTGGTGGTCCTGGTtagaaaagcaggatgagaagtcaTAGTGAAAAGCTGGAGCTCAGGAAGTCAAAGAAAGCACTTGAGAGTGGGAGGTCCTCTTCTCAGGAGGTGAAGGGTTGGATTAACATGAGGGAAAAGTAatcgttgctgttagttgccactgactctgcttcaactcatagtggccttatgtataacagaccaAGATGTtgtgtggtcctgtgccatcttcgtgatcattggtatgtttgagtccatccttcagctattgtatcaatctatctcatcgagggtttcacttatttttgttgaccctctaccaagcatgatatccttttctagtgattggtctttcctgattatgtgtccaaagtaagtgagcccaaTTTTGCCTTCTCACTTCTAAAAAGTATTCTggtttttctaagactgattggtttgttcttctggcagtccatgggagataacaatagtctttgccaataccacaattcaaatgtatcaatttttctctcttccttttttattgtctaagtttctcatgcatatgaggtgattgaaaagaccaaggCCTGGGTCACGAACTCCTTAGTTACCAATGTGAAAACTTTGTTCTTAAAATTTCAGTAGgtctttgcaggagatttgcacaatgcaatatatcatttaatTGTATGACTTCTGATCCACtgggcattgattattgatccaaatAGAAGGAaatcattaacttttttttcttcctccatttataatgatgttgtttttcatccatttgtgaggattttattTCCTTTACATGCGAGTGTAGGTATGAACCCAAGGGAATTCAAACTTACATCCCCACAAAAACTGATACATaactgttcatagcagcattgttcatagtagccagaaagtggaaacaatccaaatttccatcaatggaagaatggataaataaaatgtggtatttcATTACAATGTAATATTTGTCAATAAAATATGTTGTACTGCAATGGGCTTGAAACTTGAAAACTTTACGGTAAGTGAAAAAAACAGTCGCAAAGACCAAGTATTTTAAGTTTCCATTTTTACGAAATGTCCCCAATAGGCAAGTctataaacactgaaaataagtAGGTAGTTGCCTAGGAATGAGGGGGCTGAGGGGGAATATGGAGAGACTGGTGACGGTCACAAGATTTCTTTTCAGGATGATGACAATATTCTAAACGTGATTGCTGTGATGTTTGTAAAATTCCATGTAAGGGAATTATATGGTATGTgatttatatctcaataaaaggtttaaaaaataaaagtgacaAGGAAGGGCATGCACCTCACACTTCTAGGATGTACCATTCAAGTGTGCTGGAAACTAGACTAGCACTCCTCCTGTAACTTGACTTCTGAGATTTTCCTACCTCATAACATTTGTGTTCAGATCTCCACTCATCTACTCTTTCTCCAGGGAGCCCAGCAATGTGTGTAGTACTATTTTGTAAGTTCCCTCAGCCCCCTCTGCCAGGTAGTTGTTGTTATAAGGTGTTGGTCCCACTCAATGTGACTctctgtacagcagaatgaaacattgccttgtcctgcaccatcctcacaatcattgttatgtttgagcctattattgcagccactgtgtcaatgaatcttgtcaagggtcttcctttttttcgtttgaccctctacttgaccaagcatgatataCTTCCCCAGGgcctgatcactcctgataatacTTCCAAAGTtcctgagatgaagtcttccaaggagcactctggctatattttttccaagacagacttgttcattcttctggcaatgagtggtatattcgatattcttttccaacaccataattcaaaagcatcaattcttccttgtccttccttactcattgtccaattTTTGCAAGTTTATGAGGTAATTAGTAATGTGGCTTAGGTCAGGGgtaacttagtcctcaaagggacatctgtgctttttgacagtttaaagaggtctttggcagcaaatttgcccaacataatgcaacttttgatttcttgactgctgcttctacagGCATTGAttatgtatccaagtaaaatgaaatccttgacaacttcagtcttttcttcatttatcatgatgttgcttattgatccagttgtgagaattttcgttttctgtatgttgatgggtaatacatactgaaggctgtattctttgatattcatcagtaagggcttcaagttctcttcactttcattaAGCAAGaatgtgtcatctacatattgtagGCTGCTAAAGAGTCTTCCACCcaatctgatgccacattcttcttcatatagtccagcttctcagattatttgttcagtatacagactaagtatggtgaaagaatgcaactctgacacacagctttcttgATTTaagctatgcagtatccccttgctctgttcaaacaactgccacttggtctacatacaggtccccataagcacaattaactattttgaaattctcattcttcctgaaatgttatctatagtttgttatgattcacacggtcgattgcctttgcatagtcaataaaacacaggtaaacatctttctggcactctctgctttcagacaagatccacataacctcagcaatgatatccctcattctatgtcctcttctgattctagtttaaatttctggaagttccctatcaatgtactgctacaac from the Loxodonta africana isolate mLoxAfr1 chromosome 7, mLoxAfr1.hap2, whole genome shotgun sequence genome contains:
- the LOC100668318 gene encoding olfactory receptor 8K3-like, with the translated sequence MDKHNLTVLNEFILTGITDHSELQAPLFGLFLIIYMISVVGNLGIIILTKTDSKLQTPMYFFLRHLAITDLAFLLMFIISELFILSAMSYDRYVAICHPLLYTVIMSQRVLVAIPYLYSMIVSLLITIKIFNLSFCGYNVIRHFYCDYLPLLSLLCSDTREIELIIFILAAFDLISSLLIVLVSYLLVFVAIFRMNSAEGKNKAFSTCGSHLTLVVVFYGTLIFMYMSHKSSHSFETDTVASIFYTLVIPVLNPLIYSFRNKDVNYALHRSWKKISNIFSTIQCIVRFL